A genomic stretch from Shewanella woodyi ATCC 51908 includes:
- the mioC gene encoding FMN-binding protein MioC, with amino-acid sequence MSKIEILIGTTLGNAEYVADEIAAQLSGLGHENQLHMAPKLQDLDTESLWLIVSSTHGAGDLPDNLAPFLSEIFAKNPDLSKTKFAICAIGDSSYDTFCEGPEKLAQAMQDCGAQVYVDKIQIDVQYDSIPEDPALTWLSQWQDRL; translated from the coding sequence ATGTCAAAAATAGAGATATTAATAGGTACAACCTTAGGCAACGCAGAGTATGTGGCCGATGAGATAGCCGCGCAATTAAGCGGATTAGGCCATGAAAACCAGCTCCATATGGCTCCAAAACTACAAGATCTAGATACAGAATCACTCTGGTTAATCGTATCTTCAACACATGGAGCCGGCGATCTTCCCGACAATTTAGCCCCATTTTTAAGCGAGATCTTCGCTAAAAATCCGGATCTATCTAAGACAAAATTTGCCATCTGTGCGATCGGAGATTCAAGTTACGATACTTTTTGTGAAGGGCCGGAAAAATTAGCTCAAGCAATGCAGGATTGCGGTGCACAAGTTTATGTGGATAAGATCCAGATCGATGTTCAATACGACTCGATCCCCGAAGACCCAGCGCTTACTTGGTTATCTCAGTGGCAAGATCGACTTTAA
- the ubiG gene encoding bifunctional 2-polyprenyl-6-hydroxyphenol methylase/3-demethylubiquinol 3-O-methyltransferase UbiG codes for MLDKSRLTPRRLAKGLKSHEEIAKFDALAEEWRDPQGKFKHVLAFNLTRLTAIQMMIAEHFKRDLTQDIPFNDLTMLDIGCGVGLLCEPLSKQGAHVTGIDASCYNIDLARQHAEKNNININYQHCLAEDLLAKQPINIANNQSDRIGSKHYDVVLNTEVIEHVEDQQALIKTCCELVKPGGILIMATLNRTIKSYVIGIIGAEYVMRYLPIGTHDWHYFVTPKEINTMISANGLTPITSQGMSFNPFTKQWSITSNTDVNYLSYAYKPK; via the coding sequence ATGTTAGATAAGAGTCGGTTAACACCTCGAAGGTTAGCAAAGGGGTTAAAATCCCATGAGGAGATCGCTAAATTTGATGCCCTCGCTGAAGAGTGGCGCGATCCCCAAGGTAAATTCAAACACGTTTTAGCCTTTAATTTAACTCGCTTAACTGCGATCCAGATGATGATCGCCGAACATTTCAAACGAGATCTCACCCAAGACATCCCCTTTAATGACCTTACAATGCTCGATATTGGCTGCGGTGTTGGCTTACTTTGCGAGCCTTTATCTAAACAAGGTGCCCATGTAACTGGTATCGATGCCAGTTGCTATAACATTGATTTAGCTAGACAACATGCTGAAAAAAATAACATTAATATTAATTATCAGCACTGCTTGGCAGAAGATCTATTAGCCAAACAACCAATAAATATCGCCAATAATCAAAGCGATAGAATAGGTTCAAAGCACTACGATGTGGTTCTGAATACCGAAGTTATTGAGCATGTAGAAGATCAACAAGCCCTGATTAAAACCTGCTGTGAGTTGGTAAAGCCAGGCGGCATTCTTATTATGGCAACACTAAACCGCACCATTAAATCCTATGTAATAGGTATTATTGGCGCCGAGTACGTGATGAGATACCTCCCTATCGGCACCCATGATTGGCACTATTTTGTAACGCCAAAGGAGATAAATACCATGATCTCGGCTAATGGATTAACCCCGATAACAAGCCAAGGGATGAGTTTTAACCCGTTCACTAAACAGTGGAGCATCACCTCTAATACCGATGTAAACTACCTTTCTTACGCCTACAAACCTAAATAG
- a CDS encoding LysE family translocator: MIDLALLPLYITTVIALLLIPGPDMLLIASSSLSYGKKVGLYASLGNATSGLLLTLLAAMGVSALIAMNPMALQLLRILGGAYLLKMGWDCMRAGPIDAPEVAQDNNLAKILYRRAVFSNLLNPKALLFFVLFLPQFVSAELTASSGEQMLALGLLLNVMGLLFNLLLVGMVGSLGKPLLKNEKFRANQNKFMGLIFFTLAIWLLASQVQTMS; the protein is encoded by the coding sequence ATGATCGATCTCGCTCTACTCCCTCTCTATATCACAACCGTTATAGCGCTACTTTTGATCCCTGGCCCTGACATGTTGTTAATCGCCAGTTCAAGCCTTAGTTATGGCAAAAAAGTAGGTCTTTATGCCAGTCTTGGCAATGCCACCTCAGGATTACTGCTCACCCTGTTAGCGGCAATGGGAGTTTCAGCCTTAATCGCCATGAACCCGATGGCACTGCAGCTACTGCGCATATTAGGCGGCGCTTATCTATTAAAGATGGGCTGGGATTGCATGCGTGCTGGGCCTATTGATGCTCCCGAGGTGGCTCAGGATAATAATTTAGCTAAAATTCTCTATCGCCGCGCCGTATTCAGCAATCTGCTCAACCCTAAGGCCCTGCTGTTTTTTGTGCTGTTTCTGCCCCAATTCGTGTCGGCAGAGTTAACGGCCAGCTCAGGCGAACAGATGCTGGCATTGGGTCTACTGCTAAATGTGATGGGATTACTGTTTAATCTCTTGCTGGTGGGCATGGTGGGAAGCTTAGGAAAACCGCTACTGAAAAATGAGAAGTTTAGAGCCAATCAGAACAAGTTTATGGGACTGATCTTCTTCACCTTAGCCATCTGGTTACTGGCCTCTCAAGTACAGACCATGAGCTAA
- a CDS encoding alanine/glycine:cation symporter family protein, whose protein sequence is MTLASISAEFADLAWGPHMLVLLVGGGLFFILYSRFIPFRYLGHAVAIVRGKHPDKGAVGHISHAGALSSAMAGTVGMGNIGSVAVAIVVGGPGAIFWMWISAIVGMATKFFTCTLAIMYRGKDENGQVQGGPMYIITQGLGKKWHFLAVFFCVVGLVGNFPLFNTNQLVQILKEWLIIKPGFYGEDQPTFWLDLSMGIVVMFLVASVILGGIKRIASVASSVVPTMILLYMSCAFYVIATHIEEIPGYFSLIVEQAFSLNSVGGGILGTMLIGIRRAAFSNEAGIGTEVMAHGSAKTSEPVKEGLVAMLGPAIDTLLVCSATAMIILISGVWQTTDVSGVSLSARAFESTMPGVGPYLLIVCVFFFSISTIFTQAFYGGQCFSFLFGAKRVKYYQYFFLLAILFAATATLDEIVNIIDGAYALMAIPTMVSALLLAPKVKAAADDYFARLNKR, encoded by the coding sequence ATGACGTTAGCATCCATCTCTGCTGAATTTGCCGATCTTGCTTGGGGACCACATATGTTGGTGCTCTTAGTGGGGGGCGGGCTCTTCTTTATTCTCTACTCTCGCTTTATCCCTTTTAGATATCTGGGTCATGCAGTGGCTATTGTTCGAGGCAAACACCCTGATAAGGGGGCTGTTGGCCATATCAGCCACGCCGGTGCACTCTCCAGTGCTATGGCTGGTACTGTGGGAATGGGCAATATTGGTAGTGTGGCAGTGGCGATCGTGGTGGGTGGCCCAGGGGCTATTTTCTGGATGTGGATCAGCGCCATTGTTGGTATGGCGACCAAGTTTTTTACCTGTACTCTCGCCATTATGTATCGAGGCAAAGATGAAAACGGCCAAGTGCAGGGCGGCCCCATGTACATTATTACTCAGGGGCTAGGGAAAAAGTGGCACTTCTTAGCGGTCTTTTTCTGTGTGGTTGGTTTAGTGGGTAATTTCCCTCTGTTTAATACCAATCAGCTGGTTCAAATTCTCAAAGAGTGGCTGATCATCAAGCCAGGTTTCTATGGTGAAGATCAACCCACTTTTTGGTTAGATCTCTCCATGGGAATTGTTGTTATGTTTCTCGTGGCAAGCGTGATCTTAGGGGGAATAAAGCGGATAGCCAGCGTGGCATCCAGTGTTGTGCCAACCATGATACTGCTTTATATGAGCTGCGCTTTTTATGTTATCGCTACCCATATTGAGGAGATCCCCGGATATTTTAGTCTAATTGTAGAGCAAGCTTTCTCACTCAACTCAGTGGGCGGCGGCATACTGGGCACCATGTTGATCGGCATCCGCCGCGCTGCGTTCTCTAATGAAGCGGGAATAGGTACAGAAGTGATGGCACATGGCAGTGCGAAAACCAGTGAGCCCGTGAAAGAGGGCTTAGTTGCCATGTTGGGCCCAGCTATCGATACCTTGCTGGTCTGCAGCGCCACTGCGATGATCATATTGATTTCTGGCGTATGGCAGACCACTGATGTATCCGGCGTTAGTTTATCTGCCAGAGCCTTTGAGTCGACTATGCCGGGAGTGGGACCTTACTTACTGATAGTCTGTGTGTTCTTTTTTAGTATCAGTACCATCTTTACCCAAGCCTTTTACGGCGGCCAATGTTTTAGTTTTCTGTTTGGGGCCAAGCGAGTGAAGTATTACCAATACTTCTTCCTGCTGGCTATCTTGTTTGCCGCGACAGCGACCTTAGATGAGATAGTTAATATTATCGATGGTGCTTACGCCTTAATGGCGATACCCACTATGGTCTCAGCGCTATTGCTGGCACCTAAGGTGAAAGCGGCTGCAGATGATTACTTTGCTCGATTAAACAAAAGGTAA
- a CDS encoding winged helix-turn-helix domain-containing protein codes for MSSPYSANEWLQLNLQQQGLLTPADSVSKAVEQLSYVQIDSINVVERAHHHVLFNRISDYQTSMLDSAMAKSEIFEYWSHAAAYLPIEDFRFSLWQKQQLKQGGKHWFEPEHKVMREVKAKIAAEGPLKASHFTNTSKAATTGWWDWKPAKRALEQLFMHGDLMVAQRDKFQKVYDLTERILPSHIDMQLPDDTEFARYLIYRYLTAHGFGTVQQMVYLRKKIKPSLVKTLNELCLAGEVARFTESGLEYFYLPHQQLLTSLPDRVWLLNPFDNLVIQRQRLNQLFDFNYQIEVYVPAAKRQFGYYSLPILWRDRFIGRVDVKAERKQGVLLLQKLTIEEGAFSTSATSSELEEFIAAFRLAVDEYAAFNKCDEWELVETNLFNDLLINKGR; via the coding sequence ATGTCGAGTCCATATTCAGCGAATGAGTGGTTACAGCTCAATCTGCAACAGCAGGGCTTGCTTACACCTGCTGATTCAGTCAGTAAAGCTGTAGAGCAGTTGAGTTATGTGCAGATAGATTCCATCAATGTGGTGGAGCGGGCGCACCACCATGTACTCTTTAATCGAATCTCTGACTATCAAACATCGATGTTGGACTCTGCCATGGCCAAGAGTGAGATATTTGAATATTGGTCCCATGCCGCTGCTTATCTGCCAATTGAAGATTTTCGCTTTAGTCTGTGGCAGAAACAACAACTAAAGCAGGGCGGTAAGCACTGGTTTGAGCCTGAGCATAAGGTGATGCGGGAGGTAAAAGCTAAAATTGCAGCTGAAGGACCACTAAAAGCCAGCCATTTTACCAATACTTCAAAAGCTGCCACTACAGGTTGGTGGGATTGGAAACCGGCTAAGCGTGCGTTAGAGCAGTTGTTTATGCATGGCGATCTTATGGTGGCGCAGCGGGATAAATTTCAAAAGGTCTATGATCTGACCGAGCGGATATTACCCTCTCATATCGATATGCAGCTGCCCGATGACACTGAGTTTGCCCGCTACCTTATCTATCGTTATTTAACCGCCCATGGTTTCGGCACTGTGCAGCAGATGGTTTATCTGCGTAAAAAGATTAAACCTAGCTTAGTTAAAACCCTTAATGAGCTGTGTTTAGCAGGTGAAGTAGCCCGCTTTACTGAGTCCGGTTTAGAGTACTTCTATCTGCCCCACCAGCAGCTATTAACCTCACTACCAGATCGTGTCTGGCTGCTAAACCCCTTCGATAACTTAGTGATCCAGCGGCAGCGATTGAATCAGCTATTTGACTTCAATTATCAAATAGAAGTTTACGTACCCGCTGCCAAACGGCAATTTGGTTATTACTCGTTACCAATACTCTGGCGAGATCGCTTTATTGGCCGAGTCGATGTTAAGGCAGAGCGAAAACAAGGAGTGCTTTTACTGCAGAAACTCACCATAGAGGAGGGCGCTTTTAGCACTAGCGCAACTAGTTCTGAGCTTGAGGAGTTTATCGCTGCGTTTAGGTTAGCGGTTGATGAGTATGCCGCGTTTAACAAGTGCGATGAGTGGGAGTTGGTTGAAACTAATCTGTTTAATGACTTGTTGATTAACAAGGGGAGGTAG
- a CDS encoding NupC/NupG family nucleoside CNT transporter, translating into MQILISIVGIIALLSVAFLASENRKAINYRTVGLAFLLQLIMGAFVIYSSFGQAVILNMAEAVSTVIGYSNEGMSFMFGGLVSDKMYELFGPGGFVVAFKVLPIIVFFSAISAVLYYLGIMQWVVRTVGGALQKILNTSKAESMSASANIFLGVTEAPLLIKPYIPKMNRAELFAVMCGGLASIAGTMLAGYAQLGIKMEYLLAASFMAAPGGLLFAKLLIPQTEKINDQDLTVVEENPPANIIDAATTGTMNGLSLAMAVGAMLFAFVSLVALMNGMIGGIGNWFGFDGLSLQLILGYLFAPIAWLMGVTWDEALLAGSFIGQKIVINEFFAYINLAPYLNGDMIVEATGLPMSERTQVILSFALCGFANLGTIAIAIAGIGGLVPERRSEIASLGLKALFAGILSNLMAATIAGLFMSLA; encoded by the coding sequence ATGCAAATATTAATCAGTATTGTTGGCATCATCGCCCTGCTTTCAGTGGCTTTTCTTGCGTCTGAAAACCGTAAAGCCATTAATTACCGCACGGTTGGACTGGCGTTTTTACTGCAACTTATAATGGGTGCGTTTGTCATCTATTCATCATTCGGCCAAGCCGTTATTTTAAATATGGCAGAAGCCGTTTCGACCGTGATTGGCTACAGTAACGAAGGTATGTCGTTTATGTTTGGCGGCCTTGTTAGCGATAAAATGTATGAATTGTTTGGCCCAGGTGGATTTGTTGTCGCCTTTAAAGTTCTGCCTATTATCGTGTTTTTCTCGGCTATTTCAGCGGTGCTGTACTATCTCGGAATTATGCAATGGGTGGTTCGCACTGTTGGAGGCGCACTGCAAAAAATCCTAAATACGAGTAAAGCAGAGTCTATGTCTGCCAGTGCCAACATCTTCTTAGGTGTGACAGAGGCACCACTGCTGATTAAGCCTTATATCCCTAAGATGAACCGTGCAGAGCTGTTTGCAGTAATGTGTGGTGGTTTAGCCTCGATTGCTGGCACCATGCTAGCCGGTTATGCCCAGCTTGGGATTAAGATGGAATATCTTTTGGCGGCTTCGTTTATGGCCGCTCCTGGTGGCTTACTGTTTGCTAAGTTATTAATCCCGCAAACTGAAAAAATAAACGATCAAGACCTAACGGTTGTAGAGGAAAACCCACCTGCCAATATTATTGACGCAGCAACAACCGGCACCATGAATGGTTTGTCATTAGCCATGGCTGTGGGCGCAATGCTATTTGCTTTTGTCAGTTTAGTAGCGCTAATGAATGGCATGATAGGTGGTATTGGTAATTGGTTTGGCTTTGATGGCCTAAGCTTACAGCTGATCCTTGGCTATCTATTTGCACCTATTGCTTGGTTAATGGGTGTGACCTGGGATGAAGCACTATTAGCTGGCTCGTTTATCGGCCAAAAAATTGTTATCAACGAGTTCTTTGCTTATATCAACTTAGCACCATATCTAAACGGTGACATGATTGTTGAGGCTACAGGCTTACCTATGTCTGAACGCACCCAAGTGATCCTATCATTTGCACTGTGTGGCTTTGCTAACTTAGGTACGATAGCGATTGCGATTGCCGGAATTGGCGGCTTGGTGCCAGAGCGCCGCTCTGAAATTGCATCATTAGGTTTAAAGGCATTATTTGCGGGTATCTTGTCGAACTTGATGGCAGCAACCATTGCTGGTTTGTTTATGAGTCTTGCTTAA
- a CDS encoding 5'-methylthioadenosine/S-adenosylhomocysteine nucleosidase, with protein MPTHEQLLTEKLHSEHLNQQKPDTVKLTTEMQNPILVQGAMDVEVENLVAALGDVKQKTFGSWTFWEGLLDGYPVVVSRTEIGLANAAASTTLGIEHYQPKVIINQGTSGGHDPKLFRSDIVIGETSFNMGAYKIEFVEKGQGIHPTTWQNFDMPMYLRENGVVVEHNHFKADPTLVEIALSQASSYTQGKVVVGRIGSCDEWNREVDRINWFHETMGTSVEEMETSAAAQVAEAYKLPFVSIRVLSNTDQHKQDFEPQTAIDCQVYVLDVIKALIKTF; from the coding sequence ATGCCAACTCACGAGCAGCTACTAACTGAAAAGCTACACTCTGAACACCTAAATCAGCAAAAGCCAGACACTGTAAAATTAACTACTGAAATGCAAAACCCAATCCTAGTTCAAGGCGCGATGGACGTTGAAGTCGAGAACCTTGTTGCAGCTCTAGGCGATGTAAAACAGAAGACATTTGGCTCATGGACTTTCTGGGAAGGCCTATTAGATGGGTATCCTGTTGTGGTCTCGCGTACCGAGATTGGTTTGGCCAATGCGGCCGCATCTACAACATTAGGGATTGAGCACTACCAACCAAAAGTTATCATCAATCAGGGCACTTCTGGTGGCCACGATCCAAAGCTGTTTCGCTCAGATATAGTGATTGGTGAAACCAGCTTTAATATGGGCGCTTACAAAATTGAGTTTGTTGAAAAAGGCCAAGGCATACACCCAACAACTTGGCAGAACTTCGATATGCCAATGTACCTGCGTGAAAACGGCGTTGTGGTTGAGCACAATCACTTTAAAGCTGACCCTACCTTAGTTGAAATAGCCCTGTCTCAAGCAAGCAGTTACACCCAAGGCAAAGTGGTAGTGGGTAGAATTGGTAGCTGTGATGAATGGAACCGTGAAGTTGACCGTATTAACTGGTTCCACGAAACCATGGGCACCTCAGTTGAAGAGATGGAAACCTCTGCGGCTGCGCAAGTTGCCGAGGCTTACAAACTGCCTTTTGTGAGTATTCGCGTACTGTCTAATACCGACCAACATAAGCAAGACTTTGAGCCGCAAACAGCGATTGATTGTCAGGTTTATGTGCTTGATGTCATCAAGGCATTAATCAAAACCTTTTAA
- a CDS encoding DUF2357 domain-containing protein: protein MTTSKRATIKLEHDDFTVYVNCDDILSPLKKLSHTYSQREANKPADNEIAVLAEDFKGAYKAIFDDESPLEQPFFFENRQYRFEIEFKEHVTKNSAAVNHKHQLIEDAFYLNRNGNALQAALNFGNDIGRCSFKLDYQVNGNPCSVKISFNIFATKMVVEQDLSLINNAIDNVYPLWRYSLSSKTFQQVDKSNRSVDKFELFWLAQFERLVEELQLGVKQIINAPHNRLQAFTKQQKLDRVSKRLKPKQLEKAQQLMKAGITDPRINIGYKKLAVDTPENRFIKMVINSTSDKLRSLITAINNEKNTKVSNSFIKQLQTWQKSFSKVSKQQLWREVGNFNGLSSESKVLQQRTGYAKVYKVWQQLKHYLNKANGHSDISVKSIAELYEIWCFVEVMEVIKSLGFQEQKRELSRLKQVQFEKQFSKDGMAAAFEFKRDCDGMVIKLAHEPSFSPKGTETRTWLANQRPDIVVQVTLTNGESFLILFDAKYRIDNYQIKGKDAVPEDAINQMHRYRDAIIHQQQSDNEKPIKSRPVMGAFALYPGFCDQIKDENPYQEAIEQIGIGAFALLPDAPDSSSHRLWLQSYLKQKLGGPKSAYQKRSNDYYFVEDAARIPPYGQNAIRHNGLTMIAPLNEINRGNAYIQQARSGTLKGYHTQLLATNRQNVHRNIIREVRYFIVTVRDNPTDNTQYGRYLYRVANVKLLPRHNIDDNLTGKVSSDERLYWLFEFTGEPTPLKNKLEIPYEEHFKFKLTKAEYLDVISNWDDITDSYQLYAELDETW from the coding sequence ATGACAACAAGTAAACGCGCTACCATCAAGCTTGAACATGATGACTTTACTGTTTATGTAAATTGTGATGATATCTTGAGCCCGTTAAAAAAACTGTCCCATACCTACTCACAACGTGAAGCCAATAAGCCTGCAGATAATGAAATTGCTGTTTTAGCAGAAGATTTTAAAGGAGCATATAAGGCTATATTTGATGATGAGTCGCCTTTAGAGCAGCCTTTCTTTTTTGAAAATCGTCAATATAGATTTGAAATTGAATTTAAAGAGCATGTGACCAAAAACTCAGCTGCTGTTAATCACAAACACCAGTTAATTGAAGACGCTTTTTACTTAAACCGAAACGGTAATGCACTTCAAGCTGCGCTCAATTTTGGCAATGATATAGGACGCTGTAGCTTTAAATTAGATTATCAAGTAAATGGCAATCCGTGCTCAGTAAAAATTAGCTTTAATATCTTTGCAACTAAGATGGTGGTGGAGCAAGATCTATCCTTAATCAATAACGCCATTGATAATGTTTATCCGCTATGGCGTTATAGTTTAAGCAGTAAAACCTTTCAACAGGTGGATAAGAGTAACCGCAGTGTTGATAAGTTTGAACTATTTTGGCTAGCACAGTTTGAACGCCTAGTAGAGGAGCTACAACTTGGCGTAAAACAGATCATCAATGCCCCTCATAACCGATTGCAGGCATTTACCAAGCAGCAGAAATTAGATCGAGTCAGCAAACGGTTAAAACCAAAACAACTTGAAAAAGCTCAGCAGCTGATGAAAGCAGGTATTACCGATCCACGCATCAATATTGGTTATAAAAAGTTAGCTGTTGATACCCCTGAAAATCGTTTCATAAAAATGGTGATTAATAGCACTTCCGATAAATTAAGATCGTTGATTACAGCGATAAATAACGAGAAAAACACAAAAGTTTCCAACTCGTTTATTAAACAGCTGCAAACTTGGCAAAAAAGCTTTAGTAAGGTGAGTAAACAACAACTTTGGCGCGAAGTGGGCAACTTTAATGGACTAAGTAGTGAGTCCAAAGTACTCCAGCAAAGAACTGGCTATGCCAAGGTCTACAAGGTATGGCAACAGTTAAAACACTACTTAAATAAAGCCAATGGTCATTCTGACATTTCAGTCAAATCGATAGCCGAACTCTATGAGATCTGGTGTTTTGTTGAAGTGATGGAAGTAATTAAAAGCCTTGGTTTTCAAGAGCAGAAACGCGAACTATCCAGATTAAAGCAAGTTCAGTTTGAAAAACAGTTTAGTAAAGATGGAATGGCGGCTGCATTTGAGTTTAAACGTGATTGTGATGGCATGGTAATTAAACTCGCTCACGAGCCTTCTTTTTCACCTAAAGGCACTGAAACTCGCACTTGGCTTGCTAATCAGCGCCCAGATATTGTCGTACAGGTAACGCTAACAAATGGTGAATCATTCTTAATTTTATTCGATGCTAAGTATCGAATTGATAATTACCAAATTAAGGGGAAAGACGCGGTACCAGAAGATGCAATAAACCAGATGCATCGCTACCGAGATGCCATCATTCACCAGCAACAAAGTGACAATGAAAAGCCAATAAAAAGCCGCCCTGTAATGGGAGCATTCGCTTTATATCCTGGATTTTGTGATCAAATAAAAGATGAAAACCCCTACCAAGAGGCAATAGAACAAATAGGTATAGGTGCTTTTGCCTTACTTCCTGATGCTCCGGACTCATCAAGTCACCGTTTGTGGTTGCAAAGTTACCTTAAACAGAAGCTGGGTGGGCCAAAATCAGCTTATCAGAAGCGAAGCAATGATTACTATTTTGTGGAGGATGCTGCACGTATACCACCCTATGGTCAAAATGCTATTCGTCATAACGGCTTAACCATGATAGCGCCTCTTAATGAGATCAACCGTGGTAACGCCTATATACAACAGGCAAGATCTGGCACATTAAAGGGTTACCATACCCAGCTATTAGCGACCAACCGCCAAAATGTACATCGAAATATTATCCGTGAAGTGCGTTACTTTATCGTGACCGTAAGAGATAACCCAACTGATAATACGCAGTATGGCCGATACCTTTATCGCGTTGCTAATGTAAAACTGCTACCAAGGCACAACATAGATGATAACTTGACAGGTAAAGTTAGCAGTGATGAACGCCTATATTGGTTATTTGAATTTACTGGTGAGCCAACCCCTCTCAAGAACAAACTAGAGATTCCCTATGAAGAGCATTTCAAGTTTAAGCTAACTAAAGCTGAGTACCTTGATGTAATTAGTAATTGGGATGATATAACAGATTCATATCAGCTCTACGCAGAACTTGATGAAACTTGGTAG
- a CDS encoding DNA cytosine methyltransferase, with translation MKTDPNSLEQAKILIEPMVLPHVPEGTEPKALVDQWLHALATESEFFCDHIKSDPKQLKTEVKLLLSEAAIFINKEQFFELVFDHQKLKPVIDSKFKFIDLFAGIGGVRLGFQQNDGACVFSSEFDKHAQATYQTNHGELPFGDITAINPTHIPDHDVLLAGFPCQPFSHAGLKLGIEDTRGTLFHNIARIIEEKQPKFALLENVKGLVSHDKGYTLKVILKTLTDIGYSCNISKELIEHGTAKQIQIEAKKMVMRSVDFGVPQNRQRIYIILWKDGLIEQFQYPKPSGKDTKVADILESEPCEKLTISDKLWAGHKRRKIENKAKGKGFGYGLVSPESEYTNTISARYYKDGSEILLDQEGRNPRKISPREAARLQGFPEEFAFSASKTQAYKQFGNSVSVPVIDALAKEIKKII, from the coding sequence ATGAAAACTGATCCAAATTCACTCGAACAAGCAAAAATTTTAATAGAACCTATGGTGCTGCCACATGTACCTGAAGGTACAGAGCCTAAAGCATTAGTAGATCAGTGGCTTCATGCGTTAGCAACAGAGAGTGAGTTTTTTTGCGATCATATCAAGTCAGATCCAAAACAGCTAAAGACAGAGGTTAAATTGCTTCTATCTGAAGCTGCGATCTTTATCAATAAAGAACAGTTTTTCGAACTTGTCTTTGACCATCAAAAATTAAAACCTGTCATTGATTCAAAATTCAAATTCATTGACCTATTTGCTGGGATTGGAGGAGTACGCTTAGGGTTTCAACAAAATGATGGTGCTTGTGTCTTTTCATCTGAATTTGATAAGCATGCGCAAGCAACTTATCAGACTAATCATGGTGAGCTTCCATTTGGTGACATTACAGCGATAAATCCGACTCATATCCCTGATCACGATGTATTACTTGCTGGTTTTCCTTGTCAGCCATTTTCACATGCAGGTCTTAAGTTGGGAATAGAAGATACTCGAGGGACGCTCTTCCATAATATTGCGCGTATTATCGAAGAGAAACAGCCGAAATTTGCACTTTTAGAGAATGTTAAAGGTCTAGTCAGTCACGATAAAGGGTATACATTAAAGGTTATATTGAAAACCCTAACAGACATAGGCTATAGCTGTAATATTTCGAAAGAGTTGATAGAGCACGGCACAGCTAAACAGATCCAAATAGAAGCTAAAAAAATGGTAATGAGGTCTGTTGATTTTGGTGTGCCTCAAAACAGACAGCGTATATATATTATTTTATGGAAAGACGGTCTTATTGAACAATTCCAATATCCAAAACCATCAGGTAAGGATACGAAGGTTGCCGATATATTAGAGAGTGAGCCTTGTGAAAAGTTAACCATATCTGACAAGCTATGGGCAGGTCATAAGCGAAGAAAAATTGAGAATAAAGCTAAGGGTAAAGGGTTTGGCTACGGTTTAGTTTCACCAGAGAGTGAATATACCAACACTATTTCCGCCCGCTACTACAAGGATGGTAGTGAGATTCTTCTAGATCAAGAGGGAAGAAATCCTAGAAAGATTAGTCCAAGAGAGGCAGCAAGACTACAAGGTTTTCCTGAAGAGTTTGCATTTAGTGCATCAAAAACTCAAGCCTATAAGCAGTTTGGTAATAGCGTTTCAGTCCCTGTAATTGATGCTTTAGCCAAAGAAATAAAAAAAATCATTTAA